A genomic region of Streptomyces rimosus contains the following coding sequences:
- a CDS encoding NYN domain-containing protein: protein MDRCVVLVDAGYLLGAAASLLAGEPTRSRITVDHAELIQGLRQRAEADTERPLLRIYWFDGAPDRVPQPEHRRLRVMSRVTVRLGALTRSDGRWAQKGVDAAMHAELTELARNRACSDIVLVTGDGDLLPGLMSAKEHGVAVHLWAVQAADGDYNQSEDLVAEADERRVLDREWITRAVRLKELGGPCAPPPAPRPEIAAILSAPLPESAVAAAAAAASAAHEAERGGGHEHNGTNGTARPARTCARSGAGERDGESGPAGGRGAPVPTPKDLAGLNRGPGAGPSGATATPAPVPSATLRWSSDKGWVERGGPVGEPPETASLPTLAQLTSAEQRWADREEDITAVSGDPFEVGQVFARRWTERLSDAAHLQQISTEYPRIPHRIDGELLRYAARFGLLAHKDDQIDEHDRYAIRAGFWREVDLRTAAGVPVGE, encoded by the coding sequence GTGGATCGCTGCGTCGTCCTGGTGGACGCCGGATACTTGCTGGGCGCCGCCGCGAGCCTGCTCGCCGGAGAGCCCACCCGCTCCCGGATCACCGTCGATCACGCCGAGCTCATCCAGGGCCTGCGCCAGCGCGCCGAGGCCGACACGGAACGGCCGCTGCTGCGCATCTACTGGTTCGACGGCGCGCCCGACCGCGTACCGCAGCCCGAACACCGGCGGCTGCGCGTCATGTCCCGCGTCACGGTCCGGCTCGGCGCCCTGACCCGAAGCGACGGACGCTGGGCCCAGAAAGGCGTCGACGCCGCGATGCACGCGGAGTTGACCGAACTGGCGCGCAACCGCGCCTGCTCCGACATCGTGCTCGTCACCGGCGACGGCGACCTGCTGCCCGGCCTGATGTCCGCCAAGGAACACGGCGTCGCCGTGCACCTGTGGGCCGTCCAGGCGGCCGACGGCGACTACAACCAGTCCGAGGACCTGGTCGCCGAGGCCGATGAGCGGCGTGTGCTCGACCGGGAGTGGATCACCCGCGCCGTACGCCTGAAGGAACTCGGCGGACCGTGCGCGCCGCCGCCCGCGCCGCGGCCCGAGATCGCCGCGATCCTCTCGGCCCCGCTGCCCGAATCCGCCGTCGCCGCCGCGGCGGCCGCGGCGTCCGCCGCGCATGAGGCGGAGCGGGGCGGTGGACACGAGCACAACGGTACGAACGGTACGGCTCGGCCCGCACGTACATGCGCCCGGTCGGGCGCGGGTGAACGGGACGGCGAGAGCGGGCCGGCCGGTGGCCGGGGCGCTCCCGTCCCCACCCCCAAAGATCTTGCCGGCCTCAACCGCGGCCCCGGCGCCGGGCCCAGCGGGGCCACCGCGACGCCGGCGCCCGTACCGAGCGCGACGCTGCGGTGGTCCTCCGACAAGGGCTGGGTCGAGCGCGGCGGCCCCGTCGGCGAACCCCCCGAAACCGCGTCCCTGCCGACGCTGGCCCAGCTCACGAGTGCGGAGCAGCGGTGGGCGGATCGTGAGGAGGACATCACGGCGGTCAGCGGTGATCCGTTCGAAGTGGGGCAGGTGTTCGCTCGCCGCTGGACGGAGCGGTTGTCCGATGCGGCGCATCTTCAGCAGATCTCTACGGAGTATCCCCGGATTCCGCATCGGATCGATGGTGAGTTGCTGCGGTATGCGGCTCGGTTCGGGCTGCTTGCGCATAAGGATGATCAGATCGATGAGCATGATCGGTATGCGATTCGGGCCGGGTTTTGGCGGGAAGTGGATTTGCGGACCGCGGCCGGGGTTCCCGTGGGGGAGTAG
- a CDS encoding ABC transporter ATP-binding protein — MGAKRVECGELVCAVRDLVKTYPAVRGRRGAAGAPAVRASDGISLDVRRGEIFGLLGPNGAGKSTLVRQLTGLLRPDSGSVTVLGHDLVRYPERAARLLGYLGQESSALDEMTVALAVETTGRLRGLTARDARAERDAVVGELGLDDIAGRPLKRLSGGQRRLACFAAVLVGERPLLVLDEPTTGMDPVARRAVWAAVDRRRADRGATVLLVTHNVIEAESVLDRVAVIDRGRVIACDTPGGLKGLVGEEVRLELVWRERAPLDVPEVAALGAAARASGRRWTLRLPPDRAREAVAAVTAGPAFAALDDFTLATPSLEDVYLALGGRTEEGLVKA, encoded by the coding sequence ATGGGTGCGAAGCGGGTGGAGTGCGGCGAGCTGGTGTGTGCCGTGCGGGACCTGGTCAAGACGTACCCCGCGGTGCGCGGGCGGCGAGGGGCGGCGGGGGCGCCGGCGGTTCGGGCGAGTGACGGGATCAGTCTGGACGTACGGCGGGGCGAGATCTTCGGGCTGCTCGGCCCGAACGGTGCCGGCAAGTCGACCCTGGTGCGCCAGCTGACCGGCCTGCTGCGCCCGGATTCCGGCAGCGTCACCGTGCTGGGGCACGACCTCGTGCGGTATCCGGAGCGCGCGGCGCGGCTGCTCGGCTATCTGGGGCAGGAGTCGAGTGCCCTGGACGAGATGACCGTCGCGCTGGCCGTGGAGACCACCGGCCGCCTGCGCGGCCTGACGGCGCGGGACGCGCGCGCGGAGCGGGACGCGGTCGTGGGGGAGCTGGGGCTCGACGATATCGCCGGGCGCCCGCTCAAGCGGCTTTCCGGCGGCCAGCGCCGCCTCGCATGCTTCGCCGCCGTACTCGTCGGCGAGCGTCCGCTGCTGGTTCTGGACGAGCCGACCACCGGCATGGACCCCGTGGCGCGCCGCGCCGTGTGGGCGGCCGTGGACCGCCGGAGGGCGGACCGCGGCGCCACCGTGCTGCTCGTGACGCACAACGTGATCGAGGCGGAGAGCGTGCTCGACCGGGTCGCGGTGATCGACCGCGGCCGGGTCATCGCCTGCGACACGCCCGGCGGGCTGAAGGGCCTGGTGGGGGAAGAGGTCCGGCTGGAGCTGGTGTGGCGGGAGCGGGCGCCGCTGGACGTGCCCGAGGTGGCGGCGCTCGGCGCGGCCGCGCGGGCCAGCGGGCGGCGCTGGACGCTGCGGCTGCCGCCGGACCGCGCGCGGGAGGCGGTGGCGGCCGTGACGGCCGGCCCGGCCTTCGCCGCGCTGGACGACTTCACGCTCGCGACGCCGAGCCTGGAAGATGTGTATCTCGCGCTGGGGGGCCGTACGGAGGAAGGCTTGGTGAAGGCGTGA
- a CDS encoding ABC transporter permease: MSVVPAEADAVPGTAAETVARAATGTGEATRAEDVTGIVVAPLAPRARLFPALSAVYLAQLSRARVARIPLLFVATFQSIGIMVLMRGVVDGGDAARAVVSGSSVLVVAFVALNLLAQYFGQLRAGGGLDHYATLPVPPAAVVLGAAAAYASFTAPGTVVTAVTGCLLFQLPMAHLWVLIAVIPLAGAALAGLGAALGLLAPRPELATLCGQLGMSAALLLGVLPAAGLPAPISYARDLLPSTYGVEALARGFDAHPDWLAVVADLGVCAAVGVLSLAVAAWAYRRAAVR; the protein is encoded by the coding sequence GTGAGCGTGGTTCCCGCCGAGGCGGACGCGGTGCCGGGGACGGCGGCGGAGACGGTGGCCCGGGCTGCGACCGGGACCGGGGAGGCGACTCGTGCCGAGGACGTGACCGGCATCGTCGTGGCCCCGCTGGCGCCCCGGGCGCGCCTGTTCCCCGCGCTGAGTGCCGTCTACCTTGCCCAGCTGTCGCGGGCCCGCGTGGCCCGTATCCCGCTGCTGTTCGTGGCGACCTTCCAGTCCATCGGGATCATGGTCCTGATGCGCGGCGTGGTGGACGGCGGCGACGCCGCACGGGCCGTCGTCTCGGGCTCCAGCGTGCTGGTCGTGGCGTTCGTGGCGCTGAACCTGCTGGCGCAGTACTTCGGTCAGCTGCGGGCCGGCGGCGGGCTCGACCACTACGCCACGCTGCCGGTGCCGCCGGCCGCCGTGGTGCTCGGCGCGGCCGCCGCGTACGCCTCGTTCACCGCGCCGGGCACGGTGGTCACGGCCGTGACCGGCTGTCTGCTGTTCCAGCTGCCGATGGCGCACCTGTGGGTGCTGATCGCGGTCATCCCGCTGGCCGGTGCCGCCCTCGCGGGGCTCGGCGCCGCGCTCGGCCTGCTCGCGCCCCGCCCCGAACTGGCCACGCTGTGCGGCCAGTTGGGCATGTCCGCGGCCCTGCTGCTGGGCGTGCTGCCGGCCGCCGGGCTGCCCGCGCCGATCTCGTACGCGCGTGACCTGCTGCCGTCCACGTACGGCGTCGAGGCCCTGGCGCGTGGTTTCGACGCCCACCCGGACTGGCTGGCGGTCGTCGCGGACCTGGGCGTCTGCGCGGCCGTGGGCGTGCTGTCGCTGGCGGTGGCGGCCTGGGCGTACCGCCGGGCGGCCGTACGGTGA
- a CDS encoding ABC transporter permease family protein, producing the protein MTAPQTPPNDQPSQDGPSDGRPHENQPPERAYDPWAASAGTAQGANAVSTTEGTAVQDRAEFRRELREAALIAIVATVCGALLGVLWAWLAPHVPLIADGSGNVYLKNSEGEESIGGDGTFVLLGLGFGVLCALAAFFYRKGGGIPLVVALTVGGLLGSVVAWRLGMYMGPTSDLAARAAEVGKGVTFDAPLRLQAKGALLAWPVAAMVTHLLVTGFFGPRDPEPPMSDWATGPHQAPPPPPSSDS; encoded by the coding sequence GTGACCGCACCACAGACGCCGCCCAACGATCAGCCGTCCCAGGACGGGCCGTCCGACGGCCGACCGCACGAGAACCAGCCGCCCGAGCGCGCGTACGACCCCTGGGCCGCTTCGGCCGGGACAGCCCAGGGGGCGAACGCCGTTTCGACCACCGAGGGGACCGCCGTGCAGGACCGGGCCGAGTTCCGCCGGGAGCTGCGTGAGGCGGCGCTGATCGCGATCGTGGCGACGGTGTGCGGAGCGCTGCTGGGCGTCCTGTGGGCGTGGCTGGCGCCGCACGTCCCGCTGATCGCGGACGGCAGCGGCAATGTCTATCTCAAGAACAGCGAGGGCGAGGAGTCCATCGGCGGGGACGGCACGTTCGTCCTGCTGGGCCTTGGCTTCGGGGTGCTGTGCGCGCTGGCGGCCTTCTTCTACCGCAAGGGCGGCGGCATCCCGCTGGTGGTGGCGCTGACGGTGGGCGGGCTGCTCGGTTCAGTGGTGGCCTGGCGGCTCGGTATGTACATGGGCCCGACGTCGGACCTGGCGGCACGGGCCGCGGAGGTCGGCAAGGGCGTCACGTTCGACGCGCCGCTGCGTCTCCAGGCCAAGGGCGCGCTGCTCGCCTGGCCGGTCGCCGCGATGGTCACCCACCTGCTCGTGACCGGGTTCTTCGGCCCCCGCGACCCGGAGCCGCCGATGTCGGACTGGGCCACCGGGCCCCATCAGGCGCCGCCCCCGCCGCCGTCGTCGGACAGCTGA